One window of Campylobacter lari genomic DNA carries:
- a CDS encoding glycosyl transferase family 90, translated as MADSRFMMNVKGIAKSFIPRKIYQNQLQNIFKELLKSKNIDNIITRLNYYNLQNDFFDIKNFQNYEKIGKFPFKKTSYAYDAYAISKYFNDDFLWIEGFGDISYNLKYPSIAKSRPVENGFNNIILKLDKNRHFDFIQDKNQFEDKKDLLFFRGAIYQPHRIKFFEKYFDNPCCDIAHVGGRKIQAEKWIKNLNFKISRAYQTQFKFLLSLEGNDVASNLKWAMKTNSLVLAPKMRYETWFMEGKLVPNEHFALIDDDYENVEALLDYYLANPHRAKEIIQNAHAYIEQFLDEKIEFYIGILVLAKYFYYSNQLDLPKDIINLFD; from the coding sequence ATTTTCAAAGAGCTTTTAAAATCAAAAAATATAGATAATATTATTACTCGCTTAAATTATTACAATTTGCAAAATGATTTTTTTGATATAAAAAATTTTCAAAATTATGAAAAAATAGGAAAATTTCCCTTTAAAAAAACTTCTTATGCTTATGATGCTTATGCAATTAGTAAATATTTTAATGATGATTTTTTATGGATTGAAGGTTTTGGAGATATTAGTTATAATCTTAAATATCCAAGCATAGCTAAATCAAGACCAGTTGAAAATGGCTTTAATAATATCATTTTAAAATTAGACAAAAACAGACATTTTGATTTTATACAAGATAAAAACCAATTTGAAGATAAAAAAGACTTACTCTTTTTTAGAGGTGCAATTTATCAACCTCATCGTATTAAATTTTTTGAAAAATATTTTGATAATCCTTGCTGTGATATTGCTCATGTTGGCGGTAGAAAAATTCAAGCCGAAAAATGGATTAAAAATTTAAATTTTAAAATTAGCAGAGCCTATCAAACGCAGTTTAAATTTTTACTTTCATTGGAAGGTAATGATGTAGCAAGCAACTTAAAGTGGGCGATGAAAACAAATTCTTTAGTTTTAGCCCCAAAAATGCGTTATGAAACTTGGTTTATGGAAGGAAAGTTAGTTCCAAATGAGCATTTTGCTTTGATTGATGATGATTATGAAAATGTAGAAGCTTTGCTTGATTATTATTTAGCTAATCCACATAGAGCAAAAGAAATCATACAAAATGCTCATGCTTATATAGAGCAATTTTTAGATGAAAAGATAGAATTTTATATAGGAATTTTAGTTTTAGCTAAGTATTTTTATTATTCTAATCAGCTTGATTTACCAAAAGATATTATTAATTTATTTGATTAA
- a CDS encoding D-amino acid aminotransferase has translation MQEMEIVFLNDEFIKASEAKVSIFDRGFIFGDGIYEVVPVVNAKIADKEEFWERFERSLAQIDLQIPYTKEEFENILKQLIIKNSLKEGGLYMQITRGVASRNFALLKGLKPTIMAFAFECKVIEHEFAKNGVSVISTADLRWKRRDIKSISLLAQCLAKEEAVKARVFEAFMVENALVTEASSSSAFIIKDKTLITKPFSNEILPGIRRKNILKFAKELDLKVDQRAFSMKEVYEADEVFISAATFLILGVIKADSKVINDGKVGFYTQKLREKYVEKIQKEVF, from the coding sequence ATGCAAGAGATGGAAATAGTATTTTTAAATGATGAATTTATAAAAGCTAGCGAAGCTAAAGTGAGTATTTTTGATAGAGGTTTTATCTTTGGAGATGGAATTTATGAAGTAGTTCCTGTGGTAAATGCAAAAATAGCTGATAAGGAAGAATTTTGGGAGCGTTTTGAGCGTAGTTTAGCCCAAATTGATCTACAAATTCCTTATACAAAAGAAGAATTTGAAAATATTTTAAAGCAATTAATCATTAAAAATTCTCTCAAAGAAGGCGGGCTTTATATGCAAATTACCAGAGGGGTTGCTAGTAGAAATTTTGCTCTTTTAAAGGGGTTAAAACCTACTATTATGGCCTTTGCTTTTGAATGCAAGGTGATTGAGCATGAGTTTGCTAAAAATGGAGTAAGTGTTATTTCAACAGCTGATTTAAGGTGGAAAAGAAGGGATATAAAATCAATTTCTTTATTAGCTCAATGTCTTGCAAAAGAAGAAGCTGTTAAAGCTAGGGTTTTTGAAGCTTTTATGGTAGAAAATGCTTTAGTAACGGAAGCTTCTAGTAGTTCAGCTTTTATTATAAAAGATAAAACTTTAATCACTAAGCCATTTTCTAATGAAATCTTACCAGGAATTCGCCGTAAAAATATCTTAAAATTTGCAAAAGAACTTGATCTTAAAGTAGATCAAAGAGCTTTTAGTATGAAAGAAGTGTATGAGGCTGATGAGGTGTTTATTTCTGCGGCTACTTTTTTGATTTTAGGTGTTATAAAAGCAGATAGTAAGGTAATTAATGATGGTAAGGTGGGCTTTTATACCCAAAAACTAAGAGAAAAATATGTAGAAAAAATTCAAAAAGAGGTTTTTTAA
- a CDS encoding cation:dicarboxylate symporter family transporter, which translates to MLVITHEKPSKLKKMLKNLGFWVIIGIIAGICLGLLDKEFALASKIGVDYFIQALKILIGPIIFLTIVLGVISLESLKQVGSIGAKALLYFEIVSTFALAIGIFMANIMGPGKGMNLDPSTLDQESVAQFVNKNIEISAQNEILHILKDAIPTDIIAAFSEGKTLQILVIALACAFIISLMRIDERKAIQKTLEIMQSFVFKILEIIMYFSPIAAFSAMAFLVAKYGLDSLLNLGYLLIVMLLASLLFIFGVLGLICFIAKVNIFKFMHFISREVLIVFATSSSESALAPLMRKLEKAGISKATVGLVLPTGYSFNLDCTNIYLAMSLIFLAQAFNVELSLTHEISILIVLMIASKGAVGVTGSGFIILGSTLAALSNMHIAEANNGLGASLGEVLPVAAISILLGVDKFMSEIRAVGNLCGNSVAALIVAIWDKQIDWEKFHYALDNPKEFTNAGFD; encoded by the coding sequence ATGCTAGTTATTACTCATGAAAAACCAAGCAAGCTCAAAAAAATGTTAAAAAATTTAGGTTTTTGGGTGATTATAGGAATTATAGCTGGTATTTGCCTTGGCTTATTAGATAAGGAATTTGCATTAGCTAGTAAAATCGGTGTAGATTATTTTATACAAGCTTTAAAAATTCTCATAGGTCCTATTATATTTTTAACTATTGTTTTAGGTGTTATTAGTCTTGAAAGCTTAAAACAAGTTGGAAGCATAGGAGCTAAAGCTTTGCTTTATTTTGAAATAGTAAGCACTTTTGCTTTAGCTATTGGCATTTTTATGGCAAACATTATGGGACCTGGTAAAGGAATGAACCTTGATCCAAGCACTCTAGATCAAGAAAGTGTAGCTCAATTTGTTAATAAAAATATAGAAATAAGTGCACAAAATGAAATTTTGCATATTTTAAAAGATGCTATACCTACTGATATCATAGCTGCTTTTAGCGAAGGAAAAACTTTGCAAATCTTAGTTATAGCTCTAGCTTGTGCTTTTATTATTTCGCTTATGAGAATTGATGAGAGAAAAGCTATACAAAAAACCTTAGAAATAATGCAAAGTTTTGTTTTTAAAATCTTAGAAATCATTATGTATTTTTCTCCCATCGCCGCTTTTTCTGCGATGGCTTTTTTAGTGGCAAAATATGGACTTGATTCTTTATTAAATTTGGGTTATTTGCTTATTGTTATGTTGCTTGCTTCTTTGCTTTTTATCTTTGGAGTTTTAGGGCTTATTTGTTTTATTGCTAAAGTCAATATTTTTAAATTTATGCATTTTATCTCAAGAGAAGTTTTAATAGTTTTTGCCACGAGTTCTAGCGAATCAGCATTAGCTCCGCTTATGAGAAAACTTGAAAAAGCAGGAATTTCAAAAGCCACTGTGGGCTTGGTATTACCAACTGGATATAGTTTTAATCTTGATTGTACTAATATTTATTTGGCTATGAGTTTAATTTTCCTTGCTCAAGCTTTTAATGTAGAACTTTCTTTAACTCATGAAATTAGCATTTTAATAGTGCTTATGATAGCCTCAAAAGGTGCTGTTGGTGTGACTGGATCAGGTTTTATTATACTAGGAAGTACACTTGCGGCTTTATCTAATATGCACATTGCAGAAGCTAACAATGGCTTAGGAGCAAGTTTGGGCGAGGTTTTACCTGTGGCTGCCATTTCTATACTTTTGGGCGTGGATAAATTTATGTCTGAAATTCGTGCTGTGGGAAATTTATGTGGTAATAGCGTAGCAGCTTTAATCGTAGCTATTTGGGATAAACAAATAGACTGGGAAAAGTTTCACTACGCTCTAGATAATCCTAAAGAATTTACTAATGCGGGTTTTGATTAA
- a CDS encoding FTR1 family iron permease, giving the protein MIFLFCSLTLARDIDYQKESQNIKQILNESMVLYKDNKNLEAKKKAEDAYFQHFETMEGSIGRNVGRKVIVMERKFINLRKMYKDKEDISKIEALISSLYFDLDEVVPILEKGFQLKAEASDINYDKKAAESSSLKAEKERQAQAEAMFASLLGEDVKGQTSSNLTQNSTTQEQNIQKDETLLALQEASAMDARLQFLMDSMISKLDQAALAFVNKDYQKAKDLIQSALFEDYRNSKVEVLVARYTKAGMDKKIQTKLRTIIRKINNNTLDEKAIRDEISDISDLLYEAFLALPKEELALLQVKGFNESVMSTKNYTKVYDDIKIALNNILQNYDGFNLNSIDALQNVYLDIFEASGMESKIGAIDSALKLKIESYFSKGVALIKASASKEELKQNFDELGALIENSLDKIQESSPMSLFIWALGIILREGLEALIIVVAIVSYLVQSGNKKRLSIVYSALWSGVFLSFVTAFFISWIFKEQAGQSREFLEGITMLVAVVLLFYVGFWLLSNAQNKKWANYVKTQAVEAISNNSAKTLWFSVFLAVYREGAETILFYQALLFDAKTSTDYSFIFIGLASGLIILIILYYLLKAGALKIPVKQFFYITSYIIFYMVFVFTGKGIGELIEAKVITPSLLPFDFEGILWLGIYPYYESIIPQFMVLILLIMGIFITKQISNKREKI; this is encoded by the coding sequence ATGATTTTTTTATTTTGTTCTTTAACACTTGCTAGGGATATTGATTATCAAAAAGAAAGTCAAAATATTAAGCAAATTTTGAATGAAAGCATGGTGTTATATAAAGATAATAAAAATTTAGAAGCTAAGAAAAAAGCTGAAGATGCATATTTTCAGCATTTTGAAACCATGGAAGGCTCTATTGGTCGTAATGTCGGTAGAAAAGTCATTGTGATGGAGCGTAAATTTATTAATTTAAGAAAAATGTATAAAGATAAAGAAGATATTTCTAAGATAGAAGCTTTAATTAGTAGCTTGTATTTTGATTTAGATGAAGTCGTTCCTATATTAGAAAAAGGATTTCAATTAAAAGCTGAAGCTAGTGATATAAATTATGATAAAAAAGCAGCTGAAAGCTCATCTTTAAAAGCAGAAAAAGAGCGTCAAGCGCAAGCTGAAGCTATGTTTGCATCTTTACTTGGAGAGGATGTTAAAGGACAAACATCATCAAATTTGACTCAAAATTCAACTACTCAAGAGCAAAATATCCAAAAAGACGAAACATTATTAGCCTTACAAGAAGCTTCAGCTATGGATGCAAGATTACAATTTTTAATGGATTCAATGATTTCAAAACTTGATCAAGCAGCATTGGCTTTTGTAAATAAAGATTACCAAAAAGCTAAAGATTTAATCCAATCAGCATTATTCGAAGATTATAGAAATTCAAAGGTAGAAGTTTTAGTAGCAAGATACACAAAAGCGGGTATGGATAAAAAAATTCAAACAAAACTTAGAACTATAATAAGAAAAATCAACAATAACACTTTGGATGAAAAAGCTATAAGAGATGAAATTTCAGACATATCAGATTTATTATATGAAGCATTCCTAGCTTTACCTAAAGAAGAATTAGCTTTACTTCAGGTTAAAGGCTTTAATGAAAGTGTTATGAGTACTAAAAACTATACTAAAGTATATGATGATATAAAAATTGCACTTAATAATATTTTACAAAATTATGATGGTTTTAATTTAAATAGCATAGATGCTTTACAAAATGTTTATTTGGATATTTTTGAAGCAAGTGGTATGGAAAGTAAAATTGGTGCTATTGATAGTGCTTTAAAATTAAAAATAGAAAGTTATTTTTCAAAAGGTGTTGCACTTATTAAAGCAAGTGCTTCTAAAGAAGAATTAAAACAGAATTTTGATGAGCTTGGTGCATTAATTGAAAATTCTTTGGATAAAATTCAAGAATCTTCACCTATGTCTTTATTTATATGGGCTTTGGGTATTATCTTAAGAGAAGGTTTAGAGGCTTTAATCATTGTTGTAGCCATAGTTTCATATTTAGTTCAAAGTGGCAATAAAAAGCGTTTAAGTATAGTATATTCAGCACTTTGGAGTGGAGTATTTTTAAGTTTTGTAACTGCATTTTTTATTTCATGGATTTTTAAAGAACAAGCAGGGCAAAGTAGAGAATTTTTAGAGGGCATTACTATGCTTGTGGCTGTTGTATTACTATTTTATGTCGGTTTTTGGCTTTTATCAAATGCGCAAAATAAAAAATGGGCAAATTATGTAAAAACTCAAGCAGTTGAAGCTATCTCAAATAATTCAGCAAAAACTTTATGGTTTAGTGTGTTTTTAGCTGTATACAGAGAAGGTGCTGAAACTATTCTTTTTTATCAAGCTTTATTATTTGATGCAAAAACAAGCACAGATTATAGTTTTATATTTATAGGATTAGCTAGTGGATTAATTATACTTATAATACTTTATTATTTATTAAAAGCTGGTGCTTTAAAAATACCAGTAAAACAATTTTTCTATATAACTTCATACATTATTTTTTATATGGTCTTTGTCTTTACAGGCAAAGGCATTGGTGAGCTCATAGAAGCTAAGGTTATTACCCCAAGCTTGCTTCCTTTTGATTTTGAAGGAATTTTATGGCTTGGAATTTATCCTTACTATGAGAGCATTATACCTCAGTTTATGGTTTTAATCTTACTCATTATGGGTATTTTTATAACAAAGCAAATTTCAAATAAAAGGGAAAAAATATGA
- a CDS encoding ferrirhodotorulic acid transporter, periplasmic binding protein, translated as MKKTLLSLGAAASILASSVFAAEVPIGDPYELNGMEIAAVYLQPIEMEPRGIDLAASLADIHLEADIHALKGNKNGFPEGFWIPYLTIAYKLTNLDNGKVKTGTLMPMVADDGPHYGANLKMDTGIGNYELVFLIESPEKQGFGRHVDKETGVGKWFEPFSVKYNFKYTGKPK; from the coding sequence ATGAAAAAAACTTTATTAAGTTTAGGTGCAGCAGCTAGTATTTTAGCTAGTTCAGTTTTTGCAGCAGAGGTGCCAATTGGCGATCCTTATGAATTAAATGGTATGGAAATAGCAGCAGTTTATTTACAGCCAATCGAAATGGAGCCAAGAGGGATTGATCTTGCAGCAAGTTTAGCAGATATTCACCTTGAAGCAGATATTCATGCATTAAAGGGCAATAAAAACGGCTTTCCAGAAGGTTTTTGGATTCCTTATTTAACTATAGCTTATAAGCTAACTAATCTTGACAATGGTAAAGTAAAAACAGGAACTCTTATGCCTATGGTAGCAGATGATGGCCCTCACTATGGTGCAAATTTAAAAATGGATACAGGTATTGGAAATTACGAGTTAGTATTTTTAATAGAAAGCCCAGAAAAACAAGGTTTTGGACGCCATGTTGATAAAGAAACGGGTGTTGGTAAATGGTTTGAGCCATTTTCAGTTAAATACAACTTTAAATACACAGGAAAACCTAAGTGA
- a CDS encoding Fe-S-containing protein: MSIYFVHFFGVFFSYALLSALFFYNLKNSLVFKLAFVGFVFSYFAFFISAKTLSYDLLYFSNDVLFVLLFLSVIIFSFIKNNFLKEKIQAILLFLLSFAFGIKYLHISIDFPILSTNFLDSLAISSFGLILLAFVMCFGVYLFTRWLREFKFKFLNLFLLIIVIFYLNEALAQILLHLMREGVIETESLYLSYVAKSVYYAKFYTYIWFLLLGICIVLALKQRVSENSKKKDFDIEFRKNQAKNSTITNFSASIFSAMILSLCIFLFYDLHASRPITIDEPTYVEPNENNEFVFDVAILRDNNLHRFAYISDEGKVVRFFLINKREDKDSPVAVFDACSICGDMGYVKKGGELICISCNVRIFLPSVGKAGGCNPIPMKYKFENGKVIIPFSEILDGVNFFTQVVEKKVYDPIDHTELINLKAPRSYVYKGRTYFFANEKNYEEFKNDPLKYIDMNKSSKYRIHNLLGNDYAS, encoded by the coding sequence ATGTCGATTTATTTTGTACATTTTTTTGGAGTATTTTTTTCTTACGCACTTTTAAGTGCTTTATTTTTTTATAATCTAAAAAATTCTTTAGTGTTTAAACTTGCTTTTGTGGGTTTTGTTTTTTCTTATTTTGCTTTTTTTATTAGCGCTAAAACACTAAGTTATGATTTGTTGTATTTTTCTAATGATGTTTTATTTGTTTTATTGTTTTTAAGTGTTATCATTTTTTCTTTTATAAAAAATAATTTTTTAAAAGAAAAAATTCAAGCAATATTGCTTTTTTTATTATCTTTTGCTTTTGGTATAAAATACTTACATATTTCTATCGACTTTCCTATATTAAGCACTAATTTTTTAGATTCTTTAGCGATTAGTTCTTTTGGGCTTATTTTGCTTGCTTTTGTGATGTGTTTTGGGGTTTATCTTTTTACAAGATGGCTAAGGGAATTTAAATTTAAGTTTTTAAATTTATTTTTACTCATTATCGTGATTTTTTATCTAAATGAAGCTTTAGCACAAATTTTATTGCACCTTATGAGAGAAGGTGTGATAGAAACAGAAAGTTTATATTTAAGCTATGTGGCAAAAAGTGTATATTATGCTAAATTCTATACATATATATGGTTTTTATTGCTAGGAATTTGTATAGTTTTAGCTTTAAAGCAAAGAGTGAGTGAAAACAGCAAGAAAAAAGATTTTGATATAGAATTTAGAAAAAATCAAGCAAAAAATTCAACTATAACTAATTTTAGTGCAAGTATTTTTAGTGCTATGATTTTAAGTCTTTGTATTTTTCTCTTTTATGACTTGCATGCTTCAAGACCAATCACCATAGACGAGCCAACCTATGTAGAGCCAAATGAAAATAATGAATTTGTTTTTGATGTGGCAATATTAAGAGATAATAACTTACATCGCTTTGCTTATATTAGCGATGAGGGTAAAGTGGTAAGATTTTTCTTAATTAACAAAAGAGAAGATAAAGACTCTCCAGTAGCAGTTTTTGATGCTTGTAGTATATGTGGAGATATGGGGTATGTTAAAAAAGGTGGAGAGTTAATTTGTATTTCATGTAATGTTAGAATTTTCTTACCAAGTGTAGGTAAGGCAGGTGGGTGTAATCCTATCCCTATGAAATATAAATTTGAAAATGGTAAAGTTATCATACCTTTTTCAGAAATTTTAGATGGGGTAAATTTTTTCACTCAAGTAGTAGAAAAGAAAGTTTATGATCCTATTGATCATACCGAGCTTATTAACTTAAAAGCACCAAGATCTTATGTTTATAAAGGAAGAACATATTTTTTTGCTAATGAAAAAAATTATGAAGAGTTTAAAAACGATCCTTTAAAATACATTGATATGAATAAATCTTCAAAATATAGAATTCATAATTTATTAGGAAATGACTATGCAAGTTAA
- a CDS encoding ABC transporter permease, which yields MQVKIVKNSIFQNKIQKSLALLTIFLATLLMATMLNLTLGIGNEITKELRSYGSNILVLPKGASLSVEVGNKIYEPLKNQNFLEENKLHTIKEIFWRNNINAFAPFLDTQVKIQTPNANYENISLVGTYFDKAIKIQDDDDFYAGIKELYKYSQIKGNYPKDDSLDEIMLGIDLAQKYDLKIDDEITLVQNDQIFKVKIVGIMDLTQAFSNKIITSLLLAQKLSKKEGLFSKAEVSALTIPENDLAQKARRDVDSLDQLEYDQWYCTAYVSSIAYQIAEDFKGASTKVVSAISDAESLIVSKIQSLMAVVSIICLIVASIAISSLMSADIFRRKSEIGLLKALGASTLQIYMIFALEGVVVALVGAVLGFAFGIGMSEIIALSIFEHTIEISWIILPICLFFAVLIVFLGCLFSIKGISKLSTSEVLYGK from the coding sequence ATGCAAGTTAAGATTGTAAAAAACTCTATTTTTCAAAATAAAATCCAAAAATCTCTAGCCTTACTAACGATTTTTTTAGCTACTTTACTTATGGCTACTATGTTAAATCTTACTTTGGGTATAGGTAATGAAATTACAAAAGAATTAAGAAGTTATGGATCAAACATTTTAGTTTTACCTAAAGGTGCAAGTTTGAGTGTAGAAGTGGGTAATAAAATTTATGAGCCATTGAAAAATCAAAATTTTTTAGAAGAAAACAAGCTCCATACTATAAAAGAAATTTTTTGGAGAAATAATATCAATGCCTTTGCGCCATTTTTAGATACTCAGGTAAAAATTCAAACTCCAAATGCAAATTATGAAAATATCTCTTTAGTGGGAACTTATTTTGATAAGGCTATAAAGATTCAAGATGATGATGATTTTTATGCAGGTATTAAAGAATTATACAAATATAGTCAAATCAAAGGAAATTACCCAAAAGATGATAGTTTAGATGAAATAATGCTAGGAATAGATTTAGCACAAAAGTATGATTTAAAAATAGATGATGAAATCACCCTTGTGCAAAATGATCAAATTTTTAAAGTAAAAATTGTTGGTATTATGGATTTAACTCAAGCTTTTTCAAATAAAATCATCACTTCTTTACTTTTAGCACAAAAGCTTTCTAAAAAAGAAGGTTTATTCTCAAAAGCAGAAGTTTCAGCTTTGACTATACCTGAAAATGATTTAGCGCAAAAAGCAAGACGCGATGTAGATAGTCTTGATCAGCTTGAGTATGATCAGTGGTATTGCACTGCTTATGTAAGTTCTATTGCCTATCAAATTGCAGAAGATTTTAAAGGTGCAAGCACAAAAGTAGTGAGTGCGATTTCAGATGCAGAAAGTTTGATAGTATCTAAAATTCAATCTTTAATGGCAGTAGTTAGCATTATATGCTTAATCGTAGCTTCCATAGCTATATCATCTTTAATGAGTGCGGATATTTTTAGAAGAAAAAGTGAAATAGGGCTTTTAAAAGCTTTAGGTGCTAGCACTTTGCAAATTTATATGATTTTTGCGTTAGAAGGGGTTGTGGTAGCTTTAGTTGGGGCTGTTTTGGGTTTTGCTTTTGGTATAGGTATGTCAGAGATTATCGCCTTGAGTATATTTGAACATACCATTGAAATTTCTTGGATTATCCTACCAATTTGTTTATTTTTTGCAGTGCTTATAGTATTTTTAGGATGCTTGTTTTCTATCAAAGGAATTTCTAAACTTTCTACTTCAGAGGTTTTATATGGGAAATAA